One window from the genome of Tachysurus vachellii isolate PV-2020 chromosome 5, HZAU_Pvac_v1, whole genome shotgun sequence encodes:
- the pde1ca gene encoding dual specificity calcium/calmodulin-dependent 3',5'-cyclic nucleotide phosphodiesterase 1A isoform X2, which produces MSFCLVDIFDMESPTKEIEDFENNSLKYLQPEQIEKIWLRLRGLRKYKKTSQRLRCLVKQLERGEASVVDLKKNLEYAASVLESVYIEETRRLVDTEDELSDIQSDSVPSEVRDWLASTFTRQMGLMLRRTEEKPRFRSIVHAVQAGIFVERMYRRTSNMVGLSYPPSVITVLKHVDTWSFDVFALNDASGDHALKFIFYELLTRYDLINRFKIPISALVSFVEALEVGYSKHKNPYHNLVHAADVTQTVHYFLLKTGMVHWLTELEIFAMIFAASIHDYEHTGTTNNFHIQTRSDTAILYNDRAVQENHHVSSAYRLLQEDDEMNILYNLSKDDWREFRTLVVEMVLATDMSCHFQQIKAMKNFLQQPEAIDKPKALSLLLHTADISHPAKKWDLHHRWTTSLLEEFFRQGDKEVELGLAFSPLCDRKSTMVPQSQIGFIDFIVEPTFTVLSDMTEKIMTPLIDEASRSGLAGFRRSSLNNIPSDGKRANVKSTGSEGSTAHNCSLLSVDIKSFKATWNDEVHQNREKWKTQAAKEEKAKKEDEEKTSEKEADRKQDLSEEKTDTTLDKDKTEKDPKEKSPNKDKKDLSLTERITVSKQRDTNPEPSDSTKAKVDKKEPTELQPKEVEGNKDPGGVNGTKLEAANEQVDAKEPDPSSDTDNSQQVQNDADEEHSTHESSATSLVASAAAASTPDAH; this is translated from the exons ATTACGATGTCTGGTGAAACAGCTGGAACGAGGTGAGGCCTCTGTTGTTGACCTAAAGAAGAACTTGGAGTATGCAGCTTCTGTACTGGAGTCAGTGTACATCGAGGAGACACG ACGACTCGTGGACACAGAAGATGAGCTCAGTGACATACAATCGGATTCTGTGCCTTCAGAGGTGCGGGACTGGCTGGCCTCCACCTTTACGCGACAGATGGGGTTGATGCTTAGGCGGACAGAGGAAAAGCCACGTTTCCGCAGTATCGTCCATGCTGTGCAGGCTGGGATATTTGTAGAGAG gaTGTACCGGCGGACGTCCAACATGGTGGGATTAAGCTATCCACCCAGTGTGATCACAGTACTAAAG CATGTGGATACATGGTCATTTGATGTGTTTGCGCTGAATGATGCAAGTGGAGATCATGCactaaaatttatattttacgAGCTTCTCACCAGATATGACCTAATTAATCGTTTTAAG ATCCCCATCTCTGCACTGGTGTCATTTGTAGAGGCCCTGGAAGTGggctacagtaaacacaaaaaCCCTTACCATAACCTTGTCCATGCAGCAGATGTCACTCAGACTGTACACTATTTTCTGCTCAAGACAGGCATGGTG CACTGGCTGACAGAATTAGAAATCTTTGCAATGATATTTGCAGCATCAATACATGATTATGAACACACCGGGACGACTAACAATTTCCACATACAAACAAG ATCAGACACTGCAATATTGTACAATGACCGTGCAGTGCAGGAGAACCATCACGTGAGTTCTGCTTATCGACTCTTACAGGAGGACGATGAAATGAATATTCTCTATAACTTATCAAAAGATGACTGGAG aGAGTTCCGAACACTGGTAGTTGAGATGGTTTTGGCCACAGACATGTCCTGTCACTTCCAGCAGATCAAAGCCATGAAGAATTTCCTTCAGCAGCCAGAGGC GATTGACAAACCAAAGGCTTTATCACTGTTACTACACACCGCTGACATCAGCCACCCTGCCAAAAAGTGGGATTTGCATCACCGCTGGACCACATCTCTGCTGGAGGAGTTTTTCAGACAG GGGGATAAAGAGGTAGAACTTGGTCTTgctttttctcctctttgtGACCGTAAGTCCACCATGGTGCCCCAGTCCCAGATTG GCTTTATTGACTTCATTGTGGAGCCCACATTCACTGTGCTGTCAGACATGACAGAGAAAATAATGACTCCGCTCATTGACGAGGCATCACGCTCAGGGCTGGCCGGCTTCAGACGTTCCAG CCTGAATAACATCCCATCTGATGGCAAGCGGGCCAATGTGAAGAGCACTGGCTCAGAGGGCAGCACTGCTCACAACTGCTCCCTACTTAGCGTTGACATCAAGAGTTTCAAGGCTACCTGGAATGATGAAGTGCATCAGAACAGAGAGAAGTGGAAAACCCAGGCAGCCAAAG AGGAAAAGGCCAAAaaggaggatgaagagaagACTAGTGAGAAAGAGGCTGACAGGAAACAGGACCTAAGTGAAGAGAAAACAGACACCACACTGGACAAAGACAAGACTGAAAAAGACCCAAAAGAAAAATCACCCAACAAAGACAAGAAAGATTTATCATTGACAGAACGCATCACAGTCAGCAAACAGAGGGACACAAATCCAGAGCCATCAGACTCCACCAAGGCCAAAGTTGATAAGAAAGAGCCTACAGAACTGCAGCCCAAAGAGGTGGAGGGCAATAAGGACCCTGGGGGAGTGAATGGAACAAAACTGGAGGCTGCTAATGAGCAGGTGGATGCAAAAGAACCGGACCCCAGCAGTGACACAGACAATAGCCAGCAAGTTCAAAACG ATGCAGACGAGGAGCACAGCACTCATGAAAGTTCAGCCACCTCCCTTGTAGCCAGTGCTGCAGCTGCCTCCACGCCTGATGCACACTAA